A window of [Ruminococcus] lactaris ATCC 29176 genomic DNA:
GCAGAGGACTTGGATATTATACAGAGCTGCTTGTAAGTGCAGTACTTACGATCGTGGCTAATTTTACTATAGGAAAAGGGAAAAAGGTGAGAGAAAATGTTGGGAATTTATGATTATACGGTAGTGCTTACATATGTAAGTCTGATGGTATCCATCGGGGGAATGATGCTGTCAGTAAACGGACATCTGAATCTGGCCGTGCTTTGTCTGGCAATTTCGGGATTGTGTGATATGTTTGACGGGAAGATCGCACGGACGAAAAAGGATCGTACCGAAGAAGAAAAATGCTTTGGAATCCAGATTGATTCGTTGTGTGATATCGTCTGTTTCGGGGTAGGACCGGCGATCATCTGTTATTGTATTGGGATGAGAGGCCCGATCGGAATGGTGATCTTGATGTTCTATGTCCTTGCAGGACTGATCCGTCTGGCATGGTTTAATGTGACGGAAGAGTGCAGACAGAAAGAGACCGATGAGAAGCGTGCATGTTATCAGGGACTTCCGATTACATCCATGGCGATCATTCTTCCATTGGTTGTAGTGTTCCGCCCATTGCTTGGAAAAGAGTTTATGGTAGCACTTCATGCAGCGGTACTCGTAGTCGGACTTTTATTTATTACTGATTTTAAATTGAGAAAGCCGAAAAATGCAACACTGGTAGTGCTGGTAGTAATAGTGGCAGCCGCAGTACTTAAAATTTTACATGTATGTCAGTAAGGCAGGATACAGAGGAAAGAAAACGATGATTTATGTAGATAGAAATGGAAACCGAACAAAGGGAACAACGGGACAGGACAGGCTGCTGAAGTTTATTTATACGCATACCGCGACAAGACTTCTGATCCGTCCTTTTCTCAGTCCCTGGGTATCAAAGCTTGGCGGAACGTTTCTGAGTACAAGACTTTCTGCAGTGGCAATCCGTCCATTTGTTGAAAAGAATCAGATCAATCTCAGTCAATATGAAAAGCAGGAGTTTGCTTCTTATAATGAATTTTTCACAAGAAAGATCAAAGCAGAAGAACGTCCGGTGGAAATGGATGAAGAAGTGCTGATCAGTCCGTGTGACGGAAAAGTGAGTGTATATCCGATCTGTGAAAAAGGAAAATTTGAGATCAAGCATACGGCTTATACAGCAGAGCAATTACTTCAGGACGCACATCTGGCAAAGCATTATTATGGTGGCTGGATCTATATCCTGCGGTTGACGGTGGATGATTATCATCGCTATTGCTATGTGGCAGATGGAATAAAGTCTTCGCAGAAGAAGATAAAAGGAATCCTTCATACAGTTAATCCGGTGGCGAATGATGCCTGTCCGATCTACAAAATGAATGCAAGGGAATACTGTCTGTTAAAGACAGAAACTCTTGGAACGGTGCTGATGATGGAAGTTGGTGCTTTGATGGTAGGAAAGATCAAAAATCATGAGCAGAGAAACTGCAGGGTCTGCCGTGGAACAGAAAAGGGAATGTTTGAGTTTGGGGGATCAACTGTGATCCTGATGACAGAACCGGGCAAAGTACAGCCGGATGAAGATCTGATCCGGAATACAGAAGCCGGGTATGAGACGCTGGTGAAGCTGGGAGAACAAGTGGGCAGAAAGATAAAAGTCTGAACATATAAGATTAAAAAATAGCCGGGAATGTATCCCGGAAGAGGAAAAAACAAAGGAAAAGTTTATGCAGCGGTCAGTCAGGGATTCAGAAAGACCGCAGCGTAAACTTATTTTTATAAAAATCGAGAATCCCATCAGTCCGCATTTTCCCAAGTTCTTTGGAAAGGGCAGTACGATCTACATTTAGATAGTCAGCGAGCTGCTGTCGGTCAAAGGGGATCTGAAAGGTAGTATTCCCGGCTTTGACAGATTCCATGGACAGATAAGTTAAAAGGCGGGAGCGGATCGTTTTAGCAGAAGTACAGAAAATACGATTCGATAAAACCAGATTTTTCTGTACCGAAAGCTTCAGGATATTTTGCATGATTTTTGCGTGCCATGGCTGAGAAGCATACCGATTGCTAAGGAGAATATCAAGATCAGCGAAGAGAACTTGTGTATCCTCTATAGCAACGACATCGACCAGCATCGGTTCATGGCAGATTGCATAAGTTTCGGCAAAAATCTGCCCCTGTGAAATATTGCTTAAAATACTTTTATTGCCTAAAAGATCAATATTTTCAATATTTACGCTACCGGATTCAATGATTCCGATTTCGTGGATCAGATCCCCGGTATGAAAGATAGTTCCATTTTTAAAGAAAAAAGAAGAACGCATGGAATGTAATTCTTTCATGGTCTCAAATTCGGATTCTGTGATTCCAAGGAAAAGCGGAGTGTGGAAAAGTTTCATAAAAATCTCCTTTCGTGGTTATAACCACATAAATATTAAATTTATTATAATATAATTGCAATAGAAATTGAAGGGAGAAGATATAATATGATAAGAAGAGTGATTCAGATAGATGAAGAAAAATGTAATGGCTGTGGAATATGCGTGACCGCCTGTCATGAAGGGGCAATCGGTATGGTTGACGGAAAGGCAAGACTGATGCGTGATGATTATTGCGACGGACTGGGAGATTGCCTTCCAAATTGTCCGACCGGTGCGATCAGTTTTATAGAAAGAGAAGCTGCGGCATATGATGAGGCAGCAGTAAAAGCTAATATGGAAAGAAAAGAAACCCATAAAGCAGATCAACTTCATTCCGCTGTGCATCGTTGCCCTGGACAGGCAATCCGCGAATTTAACAGGCGTGGTTTACAGGAAGAGGTATCTCGGGAGACGGTGCAGTCCCAGCTTCAGCAGTGGCCGTGTCAGATTAAACTTGTTCCTGTTAATGCACCATATTTTGAAGATGTAAAATTACTGATTGCTGCAGATTGTACTGCATATGCTTATGCAAATATGCATGAGGAGTTCATGAAAGGAAAAATAACATTGATCGGATGTCCTAAATTAGATCAAATTGATTACAGTGAAAAGTTGACACAGATCATTGCAGAGAATAATATAAAAAGTGTGACGGTACTCAGAATGGAAGTACCATGCTGTGGCGGATTGGAGAATGCAGCAGTAAAAGCTTTAAAAAATAGTGGAAAATTTCTTCCATGGCAGGTCGTAACGATCTCGATTGACGGAAGAATTTTATAAGGGGAAAAAAGATGGCAGGAATTAAAAATTTTGAAAAAGCAGAAGTAGTAACATTAAAGGAGCAGATCGATTATCAGAAAGGCCAGGTCGTTTCCAAGACGATGGCACAGAACGAGCATCTCAGTGTAACCTTATTTGCGTTTGATAAAGATGAAGAGATCAGCACACATGAATCCGGTGGAGACGCATTTGTAACCTGCCTGGACGGAGTGGGAAAGATTACGATTGATGGAGAAGAATATATTCTTCATGAAGGAGAATCGATTGTAATGCCGGCAAAACATCCACATGCAGTTTATGGACAAGAACAATTTAAAATGCTGCTGGTGGTTGTATTTTAAATTTGTAGTTGTTGGAGAGATACGCTTGTAAATCAGAAAGCTTCTTTGTGGCGAATCGGATGCGAAAAACAGAGATATTCCTTCGCAGTGCAGGCCCGCTTTAGAGCCCTGCTAATGCACCTGCTCAGGAACACGCTGCTTTCCGCTGGCAGTCGCAGTAAGAAGTTTTTTCTGACTCCACAGCGTATCCACTCAATAATACAAATTTAAAAATAATAGGAAGAAGCCGGATGGCTATTTATTCAGGACATAAAATGCTTTCTGGGAAAAAGAAACTCGAAGTAGCGAAAGACTGATCAAAAGCCCTTCGCTTTACATATTAAAGAGGAGCAACCTAAAGAGTAGCACGAAGCATGATCTTTGCAGTGAAGACTCCATTTTCATAAGTGAAATTACAAGAACCATCGTTCTTTTCTGCCATTCTGCGGACAGACTGGGTACCAATCCCCAGACCTTTCCGTTTGGTAGAATGGAGCAGATGGTTCTTTTCTTTGATGATTCCATCAAAATTATTCTCAACCCGAATTAAAAGAAGAGAAGCTGAATGCTGGCGGATCTCAAGCAAAATCTGCTGCCGTGACATTGTAGTCTTGCGGCTGGCTTCCAATGCATTTTCAAGAAGGTTTGAAAGGATAAGACACAGATCCATTTCATCTACAGAAAGCTCCTGAGGCAGATCGACACGTGCATCAAACGGAATC
This region includes:
- a CDS encoding CDP-alcohol phosphatidyltransferase family protein, which codes for MLGIYDYTVVLTYVSLMVSIGGMMLSVNGHLNLAVLCLAISGLCDMFDGKIARTKKDRTEEEKCFGIQIDSLCDIVCFGVGPAIICYCIGMRGPIGMVILMFYVLAGLIRLAWFNVTEECRQKETDEKRACYQGLPITSMAIILPLVVVFRPLLGKEFMVALHAAVLVVGLLFITDFKLRKPKNATLVVLVVIVAAAVLKILHVCQ
- a CDS encoding phosphatidylserine decarboxylase, which produces MIYVDRNGNRTKGTTGQDRLLKFIYTHTATRLLIRPFLSPWVSKLGGTFLSTRLSAVAIRPFVEKNQINLSQYEKQEFASYNEFFTRKIKAEERPVEMDEEVLISPCDGKVSVYPICEKGKFEIKHTAYTAEQLLQDAHLAKHYYGGWIYILRLTVDDYHRYCYVADGIKSSQKKIKGILHTVNPVANDACPIYKMNAREYCLLKTETLGTVLMMEVGALMVGKIKNHEQRNCRVCRGTEKGMFEFGGSTVILMTEPGKVQPDEDLIRNTEAGYETLVKLGEQVGRKIKV
- a CDS encoding Crp/Fnr family transcriptional regulator — translated: MKLFHTPLFLGITESEFETMKELHSMRSSFFFKNGTIFHTGDLIHEIGIIESGSVNIENIDLLGNKSILSNISQGQIFAETYAICHEPMLVDVVAIEDTQVLFADLDILLSNRYASQPWHAKIMQNILKLSVQKNLVLSNRIFCTSAKTIRSRLLTYLSMESVKAGNTTFQIPFDRQQLADYLNVDRTALSKELGKMRTDGILDFYKNKFTLRSF
- a CDS encoding 4Fe-4S binding protein encodes the protein MIRRVIQIDEEKCNGCGICVTACHEGAIGMVDGKARLMRDDYCDGLGDCLPNCPTGAISFIEREAAAYDEAAVKANMERKETHKADQLHSAVHRCPGQAIREFNRRGLQEEVSRETVQSQLQQWPCQIKLVPVNAPYFEDVKLLIAADCTAYAYANMHEEFMKGKITLIGCPKLDQIDYSEKLTQIIAENNIKSVTVLRMEVPCCGGLENAAVKALKNSGKFLPWQVVTISIDGRIL
- a CDS encoding cupin domain-containing protein; translation: MAGIKNFEKAEVVTLKEQIDYQKGQVVSKTMAQNEHLSVTLFAFDKDEEISTHESGGDAFVTCLDGVGKITIDGEEYILHEGESIVMPAKHPHAVYGQEQFKMLLVVVF